In Thunnus thynnus chromosome 11, fThuThy2.1, whole genome shotgun sequence, the following proteins share a genomic window:
- the LOC137192472 gene encoding thrombospondin type-1 domain-containing protein 7B-like, producing the protein MTECLRWADPLPPQIRECRVACKDDCTLTAWSKFSECAGCGSSRSRKRSLTGRSKKKEHCQSEELYPLEETEACPCDEFLSQSYGNWSACILPDPSAPGSLQSWMSHQEVKECGQGLRYRAVACIDQQGNPVNPTLCTDTGYMVEVCHIPCPLDCKLSDWSAWSICSASCGSGLKMRSKWLREKAFNGGRPCPKLDLKNQVRRAPLLVYS; encoded by the exons ATGACGGAGTGCCTGAGATGGGCTGACCCTTTACCCCCTCAGATCAGAGAGTGCCGGGTGGCTTGCAAGGACGACTGCACTCTAACTGCATGGTCCAAGTTCTCTGAATGCGCTGGATGTGGCAGCTCCCGAAGTCGCAAGCGCTCACTCACAG GTCGCAGTAAAAAGAAGGAGCATTGCCAGAGTGAGGAGCTGTACCCGCTAGAGGAGACAGAAGCTTGTCCCTGTGATGAGTTTTTGTCCCAATCCTATGGGAACTGGTCTGCTTGCATCCTCCCTGATCCTTCAGCTCCGGGGTCCCTGCAGAGTTGGATGAGCCACCAGGAGGTAAAGGAGTGTGGCCAAGGTCTACGCTACAGGGCTGTGGCCTGCATAGACCAACAGGGAAACCCAGTCAACCCCACGCTATGTACAGACACAG GCTACATGGTGGAGGTTTGCCACATCCCCTGCCCTCTAGACTGTAAGCTCAGTGACTGGTCGGCCTGGTCAATCTGCAGTGCATCCTGTGGCAGCGGGTTGAAGATGAGGTCCAAGTGGCTCAGGGAGAAAGCTTTCAACGGGGGCCGCCCATGCCCCAAACTTGATTTGAAGAACCAGGTAAGACGTGCACCACTGCTTGTATATTCATAG